A segment of the Nitrospiraceae bacterium genome:
AGATGGTGATGCCGGGGGACAATGTGAGTGTGACGGCGGAGTTGATCAGCCCGATCGCGATGGATCAGGGGTTGCGGTTTGCGGTGCGCGAGGGCGGCAAGACTGTCGGCTCCGGCGTCGTCACCGAAATCCTGGCGTAACGGCTGGTAGCTGTCCGCTAACAGCTGAGGAGTATTGGAATGCGAGAAATTATCGACCTGGCGTGTACCGTATGCAAGCAGAGGAACTATTCGACGACCAAGAACAAGAAGAATGACCCGGACCGTTTGGAGAAGAATAAGTTCTGTAAATTCTGCCGGAAACAGACACCGCACAAGGAAGTAAAGTAAGTGCTGAAGTGCTGAGTTGAGGTGCAGGCAGTTCAATCACTCAAGACTCGCACTTGGTGCTCAGAACTGGGCATAGGGGCATGGTGTTAATGGCAGCACATCGGTCTCCAAAACCGAGAGTCTGGGTTCAAATCCTAGTGCCCCTGCCATTCCGCAGATAGTTGATGGGAAAGGCCTGGGGCTCGGAGTTCGATGATCGCACGGTTCAATGTAGGGAGAGATCAATGATCAGGAAGATGATCGAATCGGTTCGAGAGTTTTTCGTCGACGTTCGGGGGGAACTCAAGAAAGTGTCGTTCCCCACCCGCGCCGAGACGATTGGCTCAACGACGGTGGTGATCGTTTTTTGCGTCATTGTGTCCCTCTACCTATCGGTAATCGATTCGTTTCTTGTATGGCTTGTCGGCAAACTCCTGTGAGGAGCCGACGTAACAGAGAGCATATGCTGGGGCGTCAACAAGCTGGGATGCAAAGGTAGGTAAATGGCGAAGAGCTGGTACGTCATCCACACCTATGCCGGGTTCGAGGGGCGCGTCAAAACAAGCTTACTGGAGCGGGCGAACCAGATGGGGATGACGGAGAAACTCGGTCAGGTGTTGGTGCCGACCGAGGATGTCATCGAGATTAAAGACGGCAAACGGCGCACTTCTCGGAGAAAGTTTTTCCCCGGATACGTCTTGGTGGAGTTGGAATCACCGCTGGCCGATGACACGTTACAGATGATCAAGGAAACGCCGAAGGTTACCGGTTTTGTCGGCGGCGGGGCTCAGCCGACACCATTATCACAGGAAGAAGTAGAGTCGTTGCTGAAACAAGTTGACGCCGGTGCGGCTGGGCCGCGCGAACAGGTCAAGTTCATCAAGATGGATAACGTGCGCATCATCGATGGGCCGTTCTTGGGATTTAATGGTCTCGTTGACGAGGTAGATCAAGATCACAATCGTCTGAAAGTGATGGTCAGCATCTTCGGACGATCAACGCCGGTCGAGTTAGGATTTTTGCAAGTGGAGAGGATTTAAACAGCAGACAGCTGTCGGCCATCAGCTCTCAGCTCATGCTGAAGGCCAAAAGCTGAATGCTCATGAGGGAATCATGGCAAAGGAAGTATCCGCGCAGATTAAATTGCAGATACCGGCGGGAAAAGCCAATCCGGCACCCCCCGTCGGGCCGTCGCTGGGGCAGCACGGCGTCAACATTATGGAGTTCTGCAAACAGTTCAATGCCAAGACTCAGAAGGAAGGTGACAGCATCATCCCGGTCATTATTACGGTGTACAAGGATCGGAGCTTCACGTTTGTCCTCAAGACACCACCTGCGTCCGATCTGTTAAAGAAGGCTGCTGGGATTATCAAGGGGTCTGGCGTCCCCCAGAAGGATAAGGTGGGGAAAATAACCAAGACTCAGTTGCGTGAGATCGCGCAAAAGAAGATGGCAGACTTGAATGCCGCTGACCTTGAGGGTGCGATCAAGATCATCGAAGGAACGGCCCGGAGTATGGGGGTCGTGGTCCAAGGTTGAGAGCACAGGGCCGGGACCCCTTCATTGCTTGCGCAACGCGAGGCCTCAGAAGGCCCTCGACGGGACAGGGCAAGTCTCGGCGAGCCTGGGGTTGGGCGGGTGATAACGAATGCGCGCAGTCGAAGGGCGCCGACCCAATATGGAGCTAGGGGGGAGGAGAACTAATGGGGAAGAAAATGCGAGCGGCGGCGGACAAAATTCAGCTGCGCCTGTATGCGCTCCGTGAAGCTGTCGACGCAGTGAAGGGAGCGGCCTATGCAAAATTTGACGAGTCTGTCGATTTAGCCATTCGGTTAGGCATCGACCCCAAACGATCTGACCAGATGGTGCGGGGGACGACGTCCTTGCCCCATGGAACGGGGAAAAAGCTTCGGGTGCTCGTCTTCGCCAAAGGTGAGAAAGAGCAAGAGGCGAGGCAGGCGGGAGCAGATTTCGTCGGGGCGGACGACCTGATGGAGAAGATCAAGGGCGGGTGGATGGACTTCGATTGCGCGATCTCCACACCAGACCTGATGGCGTCGGTCGGTAAGCTGGGGAAGGTGTTGGGACCGCGAGGGTTGATGCCGAATCCCAAAACTGGAACCGTCACGTTTGAAGTCGGCAAAGCCGTGGCGGAAATCCGGAAAGGCCGCGTCGAGTATAAAGTGGAAAAGGCCGGCATCGTCCAAGTCCCTGTCGGAAAGGTGTCGTTTAAGGCCGACCAGTTAGTTGACAACGCCTCTGCAGTGCTCGAGGCAGTCATTAAAGCGAAGCCGGCCTCCTGCAAAGGGCGCTATCTGAAGAGCGTGACGATCTCCAGCACGATAGGCCCTGGCGTGAAGCTCGATGCTATGGCATTGACGAAACAGTGGAGTTAGTCGCGGTCTGACCGTTGTAAGGAGAAAGGGTTAGGTTATGAAGAAGGAAGAGAAATCGACCGCGGTCGCGGAGTTGACCGAAAAATTCGGCCGCGCTCGGCTCGCCATTCTCACGGAATGTGCCGGGCTCCCTGTCAATCAGATTACGGAATTGCGGAAGCAATTGCGCGGGGCAAAAGCCGAATACAGGGTGGTGAAGAACACGCTGGCAGCCCGTGCCGCCGAAGGGACTACCCTTTCAGGTGTGAAAGGGTACCTGAAAGGACCGACGGGAATGGTGATCGGCTATGACGATCCTGTGCTGCCGACAAAGGTGCTCAGGGACTTCATACTGGCAGAGAAGCGGGTAGAGAAAATCAAGATTACTATCGGTGTCTTGGAAGGGAAGGTGTTGCAGCCGGCCGAGCTTACCGCGGTCGCGAAGTTGCCGAAGAAGGAAGTGCTGATCGCGATGCTGCTGTCGGCGATGCAGGGGCCGGCACGTGGGCTGGTCTATACCTTGAGTGCAGTCTTATCGAAATTTGTCAGAGTCATTGCGGCCATTCAGGATAAAAAGAAAGGGGAGGGGGACATGTCAGCAACAGCGTCTAAATTATCACAGGAAGAACTCATCAAGGCTATCGAGAGCATGAGCGTGCTCGAAT
Coding sequences within it:
- the nusG gene encoding transcription termination/antitermination protein NusG, which gives rise to MAKSWYVIHTYAGFEGRVKTSLLERANQMGMTEKLGQVLVPTEDVIEIKDGKRRTSRRKFFPGYVLVELESPLADDTLQMIKETPKVTGFVGGGAQPTPLSQEEVESLLKQVDAGAAGPREQVKFIKMDNVRIIDGPFLGFNGLVDEVDQDHNRLKVMVSIFGRSTPVELGFLQVERI
- the rplA gene encoding 50S ribosomal protein L1 gives rise to the protein MGKKMRAAADKIQLRLYALREAVDAVKGAAYAKFDESVDLAIRLGIDPKRSDQMVRGTTSLPHGTGKKLRVLVFAKGEKEQEARQAGADFVGADDLMEKIKGGWMDFDCAISTPDLMASVGKLGKVLGPRGLMPNPKTGTVTFEVGKAVAEIRKGRVEYKVEKAGIVQVPVGKVSFKADQLVDNASAVLEAVIKAKPASCKGRYLKSVTISSTIGPGVKLDAMALTKQWS
- the tuf gene encoding elongation factor Tu (EF-Tu; promotes GTP-dependent binding of aminoacyl-tRNA to the A-site of ribosomes during protein biosynthesis; when the tRNA anticodon matches the mRNA codon, GTP hydrolysis results; the inactive EF-Tu-GDP leaves the ribosome and release of GDP is promoted by elongation factor Ts; many prokaryotes have two copies of the gene encoding EF-Tu) encodes the protein MVMPGDNVSVTAELISPIAMDQGLRFAVREGGKTVGSGVVTEILA
- the secE gene encoding preprotein translocase subunit SecE, producing MIRKMIESVREFFVDVRGELKKVSFPTRAETIGSTTVVIVFCVIVSLYLSVIDSFLVWLVGKLL
- the rpmG gene encoding 50S ribosomal protein L33, with amino-acid sequence MREIIDLACTVCKQRNYSTTKNKKNDPDRLEKNKFCKFCRKQTPHKEVK
- the rplK gene encoding 50S ribosomal protein L11 yields the protein MAKEVSAQIKLQIPAGKANPAPPVGPSLGQHGVNIMEFCKQFNAKTQKEGDSIIPVIITVYKDRSFTFVLKTPPASDLLKKAAGIIKGSGVPQKDKVGKITKTQLREIAQKKMADLNAADLEGAIKIIEGTARSMGVVVQG